In Macrobrachium rosenbergii isolate ZJJX-2024 chromosome 48, ASM4041242v1, whole genome shotgun sequence, one DNA window encodes the following:
- the LOC136831678 gene encoding mucin-12-like, translating to MTSSGSGCGGGGVIDGKPRTSGFVILLLLLVTVKSEGESNADATPQETPEQFLFSYGVNDDKTGNSFAHQQATGAQGTQGEYRVALPDGRTQVVSYTADENGYNAVVTYEGVAVHPEDGLSTGQVETRRPIPSSPHPSRQRPAVTSLPIRHPPTSHPHEDLLLIHPTTPAPHFLALNPIFPVTDLAIDVPVFQDQAHLQNLDHSIPIHAPGANFSPQRTPKLRRSKPVVPRPTLVPTHGPPQSGFDFPLGTSPRNPLFTGLHEQQFFDRPLHFPQGNSHSDPAFQQLQDIHGPPLQAFPNTVFPDGNDLQNVFIDIPKINPKQSNGLELDQTTDLSLFIPEEDLHNGNFPGIVSTSLPLQQVPIDSQGGFLIDEGHPFSFPSTPSPHHSGHIPDQITTVRHHGTPVHNPGLSPFHPISPVPHHSTPFSQQVNAPFVHSPQPHHGLSVTHQDIPIHHPTIPVPHHGALVSNHDFDIPHHGSPVPIHDHGNQLTVVSEHGNPASSHGHGITPTTFHPPFLGKQLSQRATPDPHFVSPAPPPHHGGTFIKHGIPAPIVTSPAQHHENIVLHQGTPVPHVTSATPLQGGSFVQHGIPFPSSVSNHGSHAPLISGPVPLHETSFSHHGNQLPLISSPVPDLDSSLSHHGNPFPLISSPAPHHGSSLHGSPGPLITSPAPHHATSFSHHGSPGPLITSPAPHHGSSLHGSPGPLITSPAPHHATSFSHHGSPGPLITSPAPHHESSFSHHGSPVNVISSPSQHHESSHHGSPVPLISSPAPHHGTSFSHFVSPAPLISSPAPHHGSSSSHLVSHHGSPVPLISSPAPLHESSISHQERPIPHISTPFPIHDEIVSHHRSPTPIISSPAPHHQISHHRSHAPLISSPAPHHQISHHKSLAPLLSSPAPHHEISHHRSPAPLLSSPAPHHEISHHGSPAPLLSSPAPHHDIPGSHFRNSFPFISSPVPHHGIGQGTPIPHITSPAPHHGSPLPHHAGSIPHSPTPSTPFLSSTFGPKRPEAFIPSPLEHEATVRPLTFSRPRGTVFPSSGKRGSRRRNNLPKSLSPFLPGGPTLDREQVLRHKGVSRSSRSFLRKRNAKTNS from the exons gtcATCTTACTTCTACTATTAGTTACAGTTAAAAGCGAAGGGGAAAGTAACGCAGATGCTACGCCTCAG GAAACTCCAGAACAGTTCCTGTTTTCGTATGGAGTAAACGATGACAAAACCGGCAATAGTTTCGCTCACCAACAAGCTACAGGTGCCCAGGGCACCCAGGGCGAATACCGGGTCGCCCTTCCAGATGGACGAACCCAGGTCGTGAGCTACACGGCTGACGAGAACGGGTACAACGCTGTCGTTACATACGAAGGTGTCGCAGTTCATCCTGAGGATGGATTGTCTACTGGTCAGGTCGAAACACGTCGACCCATTCCGTCCAGTCCCCACCCGTCTAGACAACGGCCTGCTGTCACATCTCTTCCCATACGTCACCCTCCTACCAGTCACCCTCATGAAGATCTGCTCCTTATTCATCCTACCACACCTGCACCTCACTTCTTAGCCCTTAATCCGATCTTTCCTGTGACTGATCTAGCGATTGATGTGCCTGTTTTCCAAGATCAGGCACATCTGCAAAACCTTGACCATTCGATTCCAATCCATGCTCCAGGTGCTAACTTTTCTCCTCAGAGGACTCCAAAATTACGTCGGTCAAAACCAGTTGTCCCCAGACCAACCCTTGTCCCTACTCATGGTCCACCTCAGTCAGGGTTTGACTTTCCTCTTGGTACTTCTCCCAGAAATCCCCTTTTCACAGGACTTCATGAACAGCAGTTCTTTGATAGACCCCTTCACTTTCCACAGGGCAATTCTCATTCTGATCCTGCTTTCCAGCAACTTCAGGACATTCATGGGCCCCCTCTTCAAGCTTTTCCTAACACAGTCTTTCCTGATGGTAATGATCTTCAGAATGTTTTCATTGACATTCCAAAAATAAATCCAAAGCAGTCAAATGGATTAGAACTTGACCAGACAACAGACCTGTCTTTGTTCATTCCTGAAGAAGATCTTCATAATGGTAACTTTCCTGGTATTGTGTCAACTTCCCTTCCCCTTCAACAAGTACCCATTGATTCACAAGGAGGCTTTCTTATAGACGAAGGGCATCCATTCAGTTTCCCTAGCACACCATCCCCACACCATTCAGGTCATATCCCAGACCAAATCACAACCGTAAGGCATCACGGAACACCAGTTCATAATCCCGGCCTGTCGCCATTCCATCCTATAAGCCCAGTTCCTCATCACAGCACTCCTTTCTCTCAACAAGTTAACGCTCCCTTTGTTCACAGTCCACAACCGCATCATGGCCTATCTGTGACACACCAGGATATACCTATTCATCACCCTACTATTCCTGTGCCTCATCATGGAGCTCTTGTTTCAAACCATGATTTTGATATCCCTCATCACGGTTCTCCTGTTCCCATCCATGATCATGGTAATCAATTGACAGTGGTATCTGAACATGGTAATCCTGCGTCCTCCCATGGCCATGGCATCACTCCAACTACATTCCATCCCCCATTTTTGGGTAAACAACTTTCCCAGCGTGCTACTCCGGATCCTCACTTTGTAAGCCCGGCTCCACCTCCGCATCATGGAGGCACATTCATAAAACATGGAATTCCTGCCCCTATAGTCACAAGTCCAGCTCAACATCACGAGAATATAGTGTTACATCAGGGAACCCCTGTTCCTCATGTTACAAGTGCAACTCCACTCCAAGGAGGTTCATTTGTACAACATGGCATTCCTTTCCCCAGCTCAGTCTCAAACCATGGAAGTCATGCACCCCTGATCTCAGGTCCAGTCCCACTTCATGAAACCTCGTTTTCACACCATGGAAACCAACTCCCATTGATTTCAAGTCCTGTTCCTGACCTTGATAGTTCACTTTCACATCATGGAAATCCTTTCCCTCTGATTTCAAGTCCAGCCCCTCATCATGGAAGTTCACTTCATGGAAGTCCTGGTCCTTTGATCACAAGTCCAGCTCCTCATCATGCAACCTCATTTTCACATCACGGAAGTCCTGGCCCTTTGATCACAAGTCCAGCCCCTCATCATGGAAGTTCACTTCATGGAAGTCCTGGTCCTTTGATCACAAGTCCAGCTCCTCATCATGCAACCTCATTTTCACATCACGGAAGTCCTGGCCCTTTGATCACAAGTCCAGCCCCTCATCATGAAAGCTCATTTTCACATCACGGAAGTCCTGTCAATGTGATTTCAAGTCCCTCCCAACACCATGAAAGTTCTCATCATGGAAGTCCTGTTCCTTTGATCTCAAGTCCAGCCCCCCATCATGGAACTTCTTTTTCACACTTTGTGAGTCCTGCCCCACTAATATCAAGTCCAGCCCCCCACCATGGAAGTTCTTCATCACATCTAGTTTCCCACCATGGAAGCCCAGTTCCTCTGATCTCAAGTCCAGCCCCACTTCATGAAAGCTCAATTTCTCACCAAGAAAGACCCATTCCTCATATTTCAACTCCTTTTCCAATCCATGATGAGATCGTTTCACACCACAGAAGTCCCACACCTATTATTTCAAGTCCAGCCCCACATCACCAAATTTCACACCATAGAAGTCATGCCCCTTTAATCTCAAGTCCAGCCCCACATCACCAAATTTCTCACCACAAAAGTCTTGCCCCTCTACTCTCAAGTCCAGCACCACATCATGAAATTTCACACCATAGAAGTCCAGCACCTTTGCTCTCAAGTCCAGCCCCACATCATGAAATTTCACACCACGGAAGTCCTGCCCCTCTCCTCTCAAGTCCAGCCCCACATCATGACATTCCAGGTTCCcacttcagaaattcttttccctTTATATCTAGCCCAGTCCCACATCATGGAATCGGACAAGGCACCCCTATCCCTCACATAACAAGTCCAGCTCCGCATCACGGAAGTCCATTACCACATCACGCTGGGAGCATTCCTCATTCACCCACTCCGTCGACACCTTTCTTGTCTTCAACTTTCGGCCCAAAGAGACCTGAGGCCTTCATCCCAAGTCCACTCGAGCATGAAGCAACCGTGAGGCCCTTGACGTTCTCGAGACCTAGGGGCACTGTCTTTCCCTCCTCTGGAAAGAGGGGGAGCCGCAGGCGGAATAATTTGCCCAAATCCCTTTCACCGTTTTTGCCAGGGGGACCAACTCTTGACAGGGAGCAGGTTCTGCGCCATAAGGGTGTCTCTAGATCGTCGAGAtcgtttttaagaaaaagaaatgcgAAGACCAACTCTTGA